A region of the Chryseobacterium gotjawalense genome:
ATACTGTTTTTACTTTCGCTGCTGCCGTATCTTCCGCATTACGATAAATTGCAGTTTTATATTTTTGAAGTGTTGATGCAGAATATCTTGCCGGCCCGTATGCAAAGCGATGTTACGGGATATATTCAAAATTTTATTATCCCGAATATAAAAAATATCAGCAATATGACGATTGTGTTTGCAATGGTTTTTGCGGTAAATGGAACGCATTCTTTGATTAACGGTTTTAATTTCAATACCAATTTACAACGGGGTCTTGTTAAAGAATATCTGGTGGCTTTCGTTATAACCATCGCATTTATTCTGCTGATTATTGCTTCTCTGTTGGGAATCTATTACAGTGAAGTAGTTCTGAAATTATTTACACCCGAAATTAACATTTCCTGGTTGGTCGATAATATGTCGAAGATCATTGGATTTATTTCGTTCCCGATTTTCTATTTTATTTTATTGGCGCTTTTTTACTGGGTGGGTTGTTTGAAGATTACCACTTTTAAACAAGCTGTTCCCGGTGCGATTTTAACCACAGTTTTATTTGTGCTGGTGACCTATTTCTTTGCCATTTATGTGAGAAATTTTTCGAGGTACAATGTTCTTTACGGTTCTATCGGAACAATTATTTTGGTAATGGTTTGGGTGAATATCAATATCATTTTAATTTTATTGGGAAATGAATTGAATATCGCCATTAAAAGAGTTCGTGTCGAAAAAATGATTGCTGAAGAAATGGCTTCCGGCGAATTGCAGTTTGATAAAGATCTGCTTTCTGAAACCGAGGATATTATTGAAGACCATCATCATATTACAACGGATAAATGATTTATCAGTTCCGTTAAATTTTTGGATGTTACAGCAATAAGAAAATTTTCCTGTTCACAGATAAAAAGAAACCGTTAGCCTTCTGTTTCTTCCAGATTTTCCTTCTTTTTCCCAATATACTTTAACAAAGAAAAACCTGCGAATCCCGAAATTGCAGAAGCGACCAAAATGGCAAATTTGGCTTCATCCTGAATTTCAGGATGTCCTTTGAAGGAAAGTAAACCAATAAAAATAGACATGGTAAAACCAATTCCTGCCAGAAGTCCCGCGCCCAACATTTGAGACCAGGAACTTTTGTCGGGCAAACTGCTGATTTTTAATTTAATGAAAATCCAGGAAAACAAGTTGATTCCGATGATTTTACCGATGATTAATCCAAAGATAATTCCGTAGCCAAAGTTGCTGAAAAGTCCGTCCACCATTCCGTCTTTAAAAGTGATATTCGTATTGGCCAAAGCAAAAATCGGCATGATCAGAAAGTTGACGGGCAAATGTAATTTCTGCTCTAATTTTTCTAAAGGTGAAATTTCAGTGGTAGAAGTATTGGTCGGAATGGTGAAGGCCAAAAGCACGCCTGCAATCGTCGCATGAATCCCCGAATGGTGCATGAAATACCAAAGAAATAAACCCGGAATAATATAGAAAATATGTTTCTTGAATTTAAAGAAATTCAGCAGGATTAATATTACGACCATTGCTGCGCTTAATCCCAGATAATCCCAGTGAAGTTGGTCGGTATAGAAGATAGCGATCACCATAATTGCACCTAAATCATCTACAATTGCCAGAGCAGCCAAGAATATTTTTAAAGAAAGCGGTGCCCGTTTCCCAAGCATCGAAATAATGGCGAGAGAAAACGCAATGTCTGTTGCCATCGGGATTGCCCAGCCATTTGCATATTCGGTGCCGTGGTTGAAAAAGTAATAAATTAAAGCGGGAACAATCATTCCGCCGATTGCCGCGATAATGGGTAATGAAGCAGACTTAAAGGTTGAAAGTTCACCTTCTACGATTTCCCGTTTGATTTCTAAACCGACGAGCAAAAAGAAAATTGCCATCAAACCGTCATTTATCCAGATGCTCAGCGGATAATTAAGATGAAAAATTTCAGTTCCGATGTGGGTATCCAGTAAATTTTGAAATGAAACTCCGAGTGAAGAATTCGCGATAAAGAGTGATATTAAAACACAAAGGATTAAGAGTATTCCTGAAGATTGTGAACTGTGAAGAAATTTTTTAAAATATTCGGTAATGAGCATAGGATTTATTTAGTGGTGTTTTTTACATTCGTTTTACACGGGAAACACCATTAATATTTTTGAGTTGTTTGAAAGTTTCGTCCAGCTGGCTTCGGTTTCTCACTTCCAGATTAATGCTGCCTAAAAAGACGCCGTTATTAGATTCAATAGACATGCTTTTCATGTCCATATTCATGTTGTTGCTGATGACTGCTGTAATATCGTTGATCATTCCCATGCGGTCGAGGCCTTCAATTTCAATTTTTATTCTGTTTTTGAAACTTTCCTCATTGACCCATTTTGCCGGTAAAACCCGATAGTCATATTGGGCACGAAGGTTTATCGCATTGGGACAGTTGTCATTATGAACTTTAATTCCTTCAGAAATAGTAATGAATCCGAAAATTCTGTCGCCCGGAATTACGGTACAGCATTTCGCATACGAATAATTCATTTTCTGCTCATCTTTTCCGAAAACAATCATGTCAAGATTGGTTTCCGGCGTTTCGGTGAAGAGCTCGTTTTTGGTTGGCGATTTGCGGAAACGTTGTAGAATATTACTGAAAATTCCTTTTCCTTCGGTATATTTTTTAATGTCACCGATGTCTAAATCACCATTTTGAAATTTGAGAAATAATTCCTGAGAACTTTTTAACTCAAAGAATTTCTGCATTTTATTTATTTCCTCATCATTGAAATTAAGTTTTGCGTGGCGCATTTTTCTTTGCAGGATTTCTTTTCCTTCTTCCACTAAACCATTATTTTCAGAATTCAGAATAGCTTTTATCTTTGATTTGGCTTTCGAAGTGACTACAAAATCCAGCCAGTCTACTTTGGGTTTTTGGTTTTGTGAGGAAAGGATATCAACCTGGTCGCCATTTAATAAAACATAGGAAATAGGCACTAATTTACCGTTTACTTTCGCGCCAAGACATTTTGTTCCTAAATCCGAATGCACTGAAAATGCAAAATCTAAAGCAGTAGAGCCAATCGGCAGCGTTTTTATTTCCCCTTTTGGGGTAAAGACAAATACTTCTTTTGAATATAAATTAAGCTTAATGTCATCTAAGAGTTCTGTCGTACTCATCGACTGCTGATTTTCCAGCACTTCACGGATTTCTCTTACCCAACGTTCAAAGTTTTTTTCATCAGAACTTTGTTGGTAACCTTCCTTGTATTTGTAGTGAGCTGCGACGCCTTTTTCAGCGATATCATCCATCCGTTCGGACCGGATTTGAACTTCAATCCATTTTTTATCAGGGCCTAAAATGGTAAGATGCAGACTTTCATAACCGGTAGAACGCGGCTGAGAAATCCAGTCCCGCATTCGCTGAGGATTACTGTGATAAAGGTCTGTAACGATAGAATAGATTTTCCAGGCGAGAAATTTTTCGTTCTTAGCATCGGATTTATAAATAATTCTGATGGCATAATTATCAAAAACCTCATCGAAAGACACTCCCTGTTTGAGCATTTTACGGTAAATAGAAGAAATTGCTTTTGCTCTTCCTTTAATTGAAACATTTAGATTTTCATCTTCTAATTGTTCCGATACCTCTTTTTTAAATTCTTCGATGTATTTCTCGCGGCTTTCTTTCGCCAGTTCTAATTTCGAAGAAATGTCAAAATAGACTTCCGGATTATTAAATTTTAAAGAAAGGTCTTCTAATTCTGATTTGATGTTATACAGACCGAGCCGGTGGGCAAGCGGTGCATAAATATAAATTGTTTCCGAGGCAATTTTTTTCTGCTTCTCCGGCGTCATACTTTCCAGGGTCCGCATATTGTGCAGTCGGTCTGCAATTTTAATTAAAATCACCCTGAAATCTTCGGAAAGAGTGAGCAAAAGCTTACGGTAATTCTCTGATTGTATCGAAATATTCTGGTGATTCATGACCGCGATCTTGGTCAGTCCGTTGACAATATCTGCAATTTTTTTTCCAAATATTTTTTTGAGGTCGTCGTAAGTATAGTCGGAGTCTTCGATCACATCGTGCAGAAGTGCACACGCAATCGATGTGGCACCCATCCCAATCTCGTTGGCCACAATTTTTGCTACCTCAATCGGGTGATAGATATAAGGTTCACCTGTTTTTCTGCGCTGGTCTTTATGGGCATCTAAAGCAATATCGAACGCTTTCCGGATGAGTTTGTTCTGTTCCTCATCCAGCTTGCGGTACGTATTGGTAATTAAATCTTTATACCTTGCGAGAATTTCTTTATTTTCCTGTTCTAAATCGTAAACCATTTATAAAAGCCAATTAGGACACGAAAGTAAGAAAAAAAAGTCCAAATAGGTGGACAAAACCCAAAAAATGTATTAATAGAAACTGGTTTTCTGAATGAAACTCTGATCGCTGAAAGGGCATATTCATCGCGATTGTAAGAAAATCCGTGTCAGCGTATTTAAACCGATAAAAATATATTGAAGCTAATAAAAGCTAGGATTGAAAGTAATTAAATCCATAAGAGAGAATTTTTTTTTTAACATAGGAGACAAATGAGTTTTAGAAAATAAAGAACCCTTCAAATTTTGAAAGGTTCCTGGTTAATTATATTAAAGAGTTTTTGATATTAGGGTTATATGTAATTTATGAAAAACTCCCAGGTTTTTGTTATTATAATAGATCCGTAAAAAAACCGCTTCTAAAATACAACGAAATTAGGATTCTGGGGAATTTCCAAAATTGACTTCAGCATTGATCCCTTCCGATTGACCCCTGTAATTAAGGCTCGGGGAATTGAATATCTCTGCTTTGGCACGTAATGCCACTATTTTTTTTAAATAATCTAAAGATTTTGCATCGCTAAATTTTATGTTCTCAAAATAATTTTGATGAATGCAGTTGTTTCTTGAAAAGACTTCCTTTACCTTTTCGGTTTCTTCCGGATCCTTTACTTTTACACTGACCACCAAACTGTCGTCTTCAAGTTCGGTTTTGTCTTTAAAAAAATATTGCCATATAGAGGTTTTTATTTTTTTATGAATGTTCTCTTCATGCAAATATAGAATGTAATCCTGATTCTGAATACCTGCATTTTCTAAGTCCTGGCCAATTTGGTGAGACTGACTTTGGCTTTCAAATAAGCCTGTGATAATTGATGCCATTATTCTAAATTTTAAATTTACACTACAAAGTTTACGTATTTAATGCGAAAAATGCAAGTAAAAACAATAGTTATTATGTATTAATTGAAAATAGAAGGATATATTGTTAATATATTTAACTTTTAAAAAATATTAATTCTTTATATTTGAGCACAAAAAAGTAAAAAATGAAGAAGCTGATCCCTTTTGTTCTATTGATTTCCCAGTTTTTTTTCACACAGAATGTCGCACATAATTTAGATGCTGCAACCAGGAAATTATTAGCTTCTGCCTCTGCATATTCCTCAATTGTTTCCATGTATGTGGCGGACGAAGGCGGCAATTTGGTGTATGAAAAAAATGGCAATGCGGGCCTTTCCAGTGCTTCTACGCAAAAGATATTTACGGCCGCTGCAGCTTTAGAAACTTTAGGCAAAGATTTTCAGTTTGTCACCAGAGCCTATTATTCCGGGACTCTTTCGTCAGGCTTTTTGGCGGGCGATCTTTTCGTGACATCAACAGGTGATCCCACTTTGGGAAGTTGGAGGTATGATGGATATAAACCCGAAAATTTTAAACAAAAATTAATTCAGTCTTTAAGGGGAAAAGGGATTTCTAAAATTTCCGGTAATTTGATTATTGACGATTCCTATTTTGACTTTCTCACGACTCCCGGTGGTTGGCCCTGGAACGACCTGGGGAATTATTACGGTGCAGGAGTTTGGGGAATCAACTGGCGCGAAAATCAGTTCGATATGCAGATGCTCGGCGGCGAAATCAAAAAATTAAATGTCGATTTGCCCAATGTGAAATGGGTGAATGATATTGAAACAAACGGAAATTCTGATCAATGCCTGATTTATACGGCGCCCCATTCTGAGGTAGCTTATATCAATGGAGTGTTGCCAGTGAAAGGGATTACGGTTTCCGGAGCAACTCCAAATCCACCTTTAACTTTAGGACAGGAAATAAAAAATTGGCTGAAAGAATCCGGAATTGAATTTAATGGAAAAGTGACTTCTACCTCACAGCAAAGAATTGATGGTGAGAAAACAGCTGCCGTTCCGGCGAATAATCTTTTGCTCGAATATAAGTCGCCGACTTTAGATCAAATTATCTTTTGGTTTATGCGGAAAAGCATCAATTTTTATGGGGAAACTTTAATTAAAACTTTAGGAAAAGAAAAGAATAATGAGGGAAGTTTTGATGCAGGAATTTCCTACCTGAAAGATTTCTGGAAATCAAAAGGAATTAATCCGGCCATGATCAATTTTGCAGACGGAAGTGGACTTTCTCCCCAAAACTACGTTTCGGCAAAAGCAGAAGTGCAGTCGTTGCTTTACAGCAAAAAACAACCTTGGTTTAATGAATTTTACGATGGATTTCCGACCCAGGGAAATGGGATGAAATTGAAAAGTGGAACCATGAAAGACACCAAATCATTTGCCGGCTACCATACTTCGAAAAACGGAAAAAAATATGTTTTCGCAATCATTATTAATAATTATCAGGGCGGCAATGTTGGCGATGCATTATTGCAAGTGCTGAACGTTTTAAAATAGTTGTATTTTCGTACGATGAAGAGACGCGGGATTTTTTCCAAACTTAATAACTGGATTATTTATATATTGCTTACATCGGCTGTTGCAGGTGTAGTAGCGGCTTCTGTTGTTCTGATTAATTATTTGCGGAAAGAGGAAATCAAAAGGATTGAACTTTTTGCGACCACGATCAAATATCAGCAGAATGAAATCATCGAAGATCCCATGACTTTGGATTTGATTCTGCAGATTAACAAAACCAATAATACAATTCCTGTAATTGTTACCGATAAAAATAAGAAGCCCCTGGGTCTTGATTTTCAGAGAAATATCCCCGAAGCAATTCAGAATGATCCTCAGAAAATGCAGGCTTTGGTGAATAAAATGGCCAGTTCGTACAAGCCCATTGAACTGCAGATGCCGGATGGAAATAACCAATATGTCTATTACACCAATTCCAATTTATTAAATAATTTGAGGTATTCACCCTATATTTTAGGTCTGCTTATTTTGGCTTATATTTTCTTTTCTTTCTGGTTTCTGCGGACAATCAAAAAAACCGATGAAGGTTATGTTTGGGCAGGTTTGGCAAAGGAAACTGCGCATCAGATCGGAACACCGCTTTCATCAATGATCGGTTGGATTGAAATTCTCCGCATGGAAAATGAAAACAGCGAAGGCGTAAAAGAAATCGAAAATGACATCAACAGATTGAAAACGATTTCTGAAAGGTTTTCGAAAATCGGTTCTGTTCCCGAGCTTAATGATTTGAATATCAATGAAACCATACAACAGAATTACGATTATCTGAAATCAAGAATTTCGCGGAAAGTAAGTTTTATGCTGATCTTGCCAAAAGAACAGATCCTGATTCCGCACAGCAGAATTCTGCTGAGCTGGGTGATTGAAAATATTGTAAAAAATGCGGTAGATGCGATGAGAGGAGAGGGGCGTCTGGAAATCGAACTCTACGAAAAAAGTAAAAACATTGTCATCGATATCAAAGATTCCGGCTCGGGAATGACAAGAACCCAAGCAAGAAATGCTTTCAAAGCAGGTTATTCCACAAAAAAAAGAGGATGGGGACTGGGTTTGTCTTTAGCAAAAAGAGTCATCAAGGAATACCACCGTGGCGATATCAAAATTGCACAAACTGAACTCGGCGTGGGAACAATTTTCAGAATTACCATGAGAAATTCTTAGTTTTTGTTTGTTTTACCAAAAGAAAAAAATGCCGTTTCCAGAAGAAGCGGCATTTTTTATTTTATAAAACGGGGTGTATTTTTTATACCGTTTATTTTTGCTGAGAATAATAAATGTAATAGTTCTCATCTAATTTTACCGGATCTCCAGACGCTAATGTCACCGTTTGCCAATTTTCAGTCGGATTGATTTCCTGGTTACCGTTAATTCTGAGCGGCAATTTTAAATCCTTTACAATCTGCGTATAGCGGTATTTTAAAGTATTTCCGGTTTGTGAATATTCTAAAGTCGGAATTTTGGTCGTTCTTAGATATTGATCAAAAACAGTAGAAAAATCAATCCCGGATTTTTTAGAAATATAATCTTCTACCTGTTTTGTGGTAACGGTTTGATGGTAGAAATCTTTATTCAAACCACGCAGAATTTGTCTGAACTTTTCATCGTTATTAATGACTTGGCGAATCGTATGAATCATGTTGGCACCTTTGTAATACATATCGCTGCTTCCTGATTTTGCAACGCCGTAAGGACCAATAATTGGCCCGTCATTTCTAATGTTTTTACGGATTCCGACTAAGTATTTTTCAGCCGCTGCTTTGCCCATAAAATCCTCCACAAACAAGGTTTCAGAATAATTGGTGAAACCCTCATGAATCCACATATCTGCCTTGTCTTTTGCGGTGATATTATTGGCAAACCATTCGTGTCCGCTTTCATGAATGATGATGAAATCCCAGTTTAAACCAACTCCGGTTCCTGATAAGTCACGACCTAAATAACCGTTTTCGTAATTGTTTCCATATCCTACGCCACTTTGATGTTCCATCCCGAGATAGGGCGTTTCTATCAGTTTATAAGAATCTTCGTAGAAAGGATATGGACCGAACCAGTGTTCGAAGGCTTTCATCATCGGTTTAACCTGTTGAAACTGTTTTTGGGCTTTCTCCAGATTATAGTCCAAAACCCAGTAATCCAAATCAAGTGCACCTTTTTCGCCGGCATAAGTTTCTTTAAAATTGACGTATTTCCCAACATTAGGAACGATAGAATAAAGATTGATTGGATTTTTAACTTCCCACGTATAAACCTTTTTATCTTTTTCAGATTTTTGGGCAATCAATCTTCCATTTCCTACACCAACCAAATCTTTGGGGGTAATGATTTTCATAATCATGCCGTTATCAGGTTCATCACTCCAGAGATCTTTCGAGGGCAACCAAACCGAAGCGCCGATTCCTTCCTGAGCCACAGACATCCACGGATTTCCCTGGGCATCTTTCTTGAAAACCCAGCCACCGTCCCAAGGCGCATTTTTGGCCACAACAGGATTTCCGGAAAATTGAATGGTGAAAGAATGCGTTTCGCCTTTTTTATAATTTTTCTTCGCCGTGATGAAAATAAAATCGCCTTCTCTTTTTGAAGAATATGATTTGGTGTCAGAACCGATGATTTTGTAATTCATCGGCTGCTGTAAATCGATTTGAAATACAGGGTTTTTAACGTCTTTTAAAATTTCAAAAGTTATTTTGTTCGTACCGGAAACCGACTGATCTGCGAACTTTGGTTCCACAGAAATTTCATATTTTTTGACATCCCAGAAATTCCTGAATTCGGTGTTAGAGCCTTTTAGCGAATCTTGTTTTGTGAATTGCTGTGCAGAAAAAACTGCAGAAGTGAAAATAAGAAGGGCAAGAGTTTTTTTCATTTTTAAAGAAATAAGTGGAACAAATATAATTATTATTTTGTTCGGGGAATCTTTGGAACGTTATGTGTAAGTAAAATTCAGTATTTTTGAAAAAATTTATTGAATGAAGATTAGAATTATTTCCACCGTTTTTGCTTTAGTTTTTCTTGTTTCCTGTAATAAAGACAAGGAAATTCTCAATACTTTAAATGACTATAATCTTTCGATGGAAAGCAAAGGTTATCATTTTGGGGATCATTTAGAGCTACCGAAAGAGGTGACCGATAATGCGGAAAGTATCTCGATTAGTTTTGGTGACAAAGAAACCTCAAAGCTGGTAGTTGATCCCGCATATTTTACTTTAGGAGATAATCAGGTTACTTTTAATATCAAGAAAAAAGGCGGTGAGATTTTAAATCAAGATGCGACTATTAACGTTTTTGCGAAAAACCCAGCAGCAAAATTAACCTACGAAATCGTAAAAGAATATCCTCACGACCCGAAAAGTTTTACCCAAGGTTTTCAAATTGACGGCAACACTATTTATGAATCTGATGGACAGTTAGGAGAATCCAGAATTTGGAAATATACCCTTGGAACAACTACTCCGATTGCGCAAACAACTCAAGCCGATGATGTTTTTTCCGAAGGTTGTGCGATTGTTGGTGACAAAATTTATCAATTGACTTGGAGAAATAAAAAAGGATTTGTTTACGACAAAAACTCTTTGAAAGAGTTGAGCGAATTTCCTTATCCAAATGTGATGGGTGAAGGTTGGGGTTTAACTTATGACGGTAAAGACTTAATTGCTTCTGATGGAACAAAAAATATTTATTTCCTCAGCGTTTCTGACCCGTCGAAAATGGTTCGTTACATTTCGGTCGCAGGAAATACCGAAGCGTATGACCAACTCAATGAACTGGAATATCATAACGGATTCATCTATGCAAATGTTTGGCACAAAGACGTCATTTTAAAAATAAATCCAAAGAATGGGGAAGTGGTTGGAACAATTGATTTTACAGATATTGCCAAGCAATATACCGATATTGATAGCGAAAATACTTTAAACGGAATCGCATTTAAAGGAGATAATATGTTGATTACCGGAAAATTATGGTCGAAAATTTACGAGGTTTCAATCAAATAATTAAATGCTGAAAGTTTTTAAAATATTGATTCTATTTTTATTTTGTTCACTTTCTGCGCAGAAAATTCTTCCTTTTGATACGTTAAGATTAGCAACAGCCAAAGATCTTTTCGCAGATGATTACGGTAATATTTATCTCTACAAAAACCAAGATTTCAGCTTTACAAAATACGATTCTCTGGGAAATCAGAAAGCGAAACTGATGCTGACTTTGCCGTTCCGGATTCAGTCGGTGCAGAATCCTTTAAACATTCCCTCATTTTCTGAAAATGCTCAGGAATTAAAGTTTTTTGACCAAAATTTAAATCAGATTCAAACCATTAATTTCCGGCAGAAATTCGGATTTATCAAAACTGCTTATGTAGAAGATCTGCAGCAGGTGTGGCTTTTGGATGAAAGTACGAAACGATTAATTCAGTACAATTTCCGGGATGACCGTATCATCAATACCTTTTCATTTAATCTTAATTTTGAAAATATCATCGATCTTTTAATTTTCGAAAAAAAGGTTTATTTCTTACATGACGATCATTTGTCGGTTTATAATTTCAAATCAGAAAAAACAGCTGATTTTGCGCTGGAAAATGGCCGGAAACTTCGCCGTGAAAATGACCGGATATTTATTATTTCCAAAACTGCCATCCATAAAATAGAGGAGCACGCTTTGAAAACTGTTTTTAAGGCTGACAATTCGCAAATTGTGGATAAAAACTCTGCTTCTTATTTTGTTATCAAAGGGAACAAACTTTATCTTTACCCCCTCGAAAAAGACTTTGGAATTAAATAACAACTATCTTTTAATAAAGAAAATTTAGAATTAATTTATGGTCTTTTTCGAAAAATAAATTACTGATTCATTAAATAAAATTTAGAAATGCACATTGCTGTTACAGGAAATATCGGCGCGGGAAAAACGACTTTAACCACTATGTTATCAAAACATTACGGTTGGGAAGCGCAATTTGAAGATGTAGATCATAATCCTTATTTGGAGGATTTTTATGCCGATATGAGCAAATGGAGTTTTGCCTTACAAATTTATTTTTTGGGAAGTAGATTCCGCCAGGTGAAAGAAATTCGGGATAGCGGAAAAAGCGTCATTCAGGACCGTACGATTTATGAAGATGCACACATTTTTGCTGAAAATCTAAATGACATGGAACTGTTGACTGACCGTGATTTCGCCAATTATTCCTCTGTTTTTCATCTGATGAAAAGTTTTGTTTCGGCACCTGATCTGTTGATTTATTTAAAGTCCGATGTGCCCAATCTGGTGAAGAAAATTTACAAAAGAGGACGTGATTATGAAGCGTCAATTTCTATCGAATATCTTTCGAAACTGAACCAGAAATATGAAAGTTGGATTTCTGAATACAGCGAAGGGAAACTATTGGTCATCGAAGTAGATGATTTGGACTTTGTGGAAAGACCTGAAGATTTTGGTTTAATTCTGCAAAGAATAGAAACCGAATTGCACGGATTGTTTTAGATTTTTTTATTAGGGGAAAATGAAGAGCCATAATTTGATGCGCTGTAACCAAGTCCGTAATATTTGCTGTAACCTTTTAATTTAAAGAAAATGATTAAAATTCTTCATAATAATTCCTGTTCGAAAAGTCGCGGTATTTTAGAATATCTGGATGAAAACGGGATTCCTTTTGAAATTATTGATATCATCAATCAGCCGCTGAGCGAAACGGAGCTGCGGACTGTTTTGAAGAAACTTCATTGTCCGGTAAAGGATTTGGTGAGAACAAATGAGAAGTTACATAAGGAACAGTTTAAAGACAGGAATTTATCGGATGAAGATTTAATCCAGATGTTAGTGAAAAATCCGGAGTTGATTCAAAGACCGGTAATCATTAAAGGTTCCGTCGCAATGATCGGCCGTCCCATCGAAAATGTAAAACTTTTTATTGAAAAATAATTAAATTAACGTTTTGAAAGCATCGTCGAGATGTGAATATTTAAAATCAAATCCCTGCGATTTGATTTTTTTGTTATCCGCCCGGGTGCCTTCTAAAATAATCGAACTCATTTCTCCTAAAACTGTTTTCAGTATAAAAGACGGAACATTCAAAGGAAGAAAAAACTTATCCGAAGCTTTTGCCAGTTTTTTCATGAAGTCTTTATTTGTTAAGGTTTCATCAGCGACTGCATTGTATTTTCCATTGATTGCAGAATTTTCAACAGCGGTTACATACATATTGACCAGATCATCGATATGAATCCAGTTCATCCATTGTTTACCGGATCCCACTGCAGAACCCATATTTAAATCGATTGTTTTTTTCAGCATGGGAAATGCTCCTCCTTCTTTTGATAAAACCATGGCCGTTCGCAAACAAACAATTCTATCTGAAATTTCAGAAAATTGGTCTGCAGCTTTTTCCCAATCTTCACAAAGTTTTGCGAGAAAATCTGTTTTTACAATTCCGGAATCTTCAGTTAAAATACGGTCAGAATTAAACGTTCCGTAATAATTAATTCCCGAGGCAGAAATGAATGATTTTAAGTGGATTCCCTTTTTCCGGCAATAATCAAACAGCAGGTTGGCAGAATCAATTCTGCTGGAATGCATTTCTTTTTTATAACTGTCGGTCCATCTTTCGCTGATGTTTGCGCCCGCCAGATGAATGATGCAATCTAAATTTTCAAAAGCCTTTTCGTCGATTTTTTTTTCAGCCACGTTCCAGTAGAATTCATTTTTTGCATTACTTTTTGAGCGGCTTAGAATTCTTACAGAATGTTGATGTTCTTCCAGCTTTTTGACTAATTCATTTCCGACCAGTCCTGTCCCGCCTGTAATTAGAATATTCATATGCATTAATTAAAGGGACATAACTCCTTCGATTTCGCCCACTTTTTTATAAACGGAAATTACATGTTCAGCATCCAGCACAAAAGCCGTAATAGTGAGTGAGGTATATTTTGCGTTTTTGCTGTCCCGCGTTGTCAGTGTAAATTTCAAATCATCAAACACACGGTAAATTTCTGTGATTTTTCTTTCTTCATTTAAAACAATGAATTTGAACTGATAATCTTCGGGGAAATAGTGAGTGGCTTCCAGTTTTTCTTTTAAAGAACTGTAAAAATCTTCGGAGCTTTTATGATCTTGGTTTTCAATAATATTAGCCATTTTATATTTGTTTTAGTTAAAAAAAATCCGGCCTAAACC
Encoded here:
- a CDS encoding YihY/virulence factor BrkB family protein, with the translated sequence MGIKTPQFIIKIKDFLDKIHIPFLGISLWKMFEIYGQGVFKMQIGRSAASISWSFFLSLFPFILFLLSLLPYLPHYDKLQFYIFEVLMQNILPARMQSDVTGYIQNFIIPNIKNISNMTIVFAMVFAVNGTHSLINGFNFNTNLQRGLVKEYLVAFVITIAFILLIIASLLGIYYSEVVLKLFTPEINISWLVDNMSKIIGFISFPIFYFILLALFYWVGCLKITTFKQAVPGAILTTVLFVLVTYFFAIYVRNFSRYNVLYGSIGTIILVMVWVNINIILILLGNELNIAIKRVRVEKMIAEEMASGELQFDKDLLSETEDIIEDHHHITTDK
- the nhaA gene encoding Na+/H+ antiporter NhaA, producing MLITEYFKKFLHSSQSSGILLILCVLISLFIANSSLGVSFQNLLDTHIGTEIFHLNYPLSIWINDGLMAIFFLLVGLEIKREIVEGELSTFKSASLPIIAAIGGMIVPALIYYFFNHGTEYANGWAIPMATDIAFSLAIISMLGKRAPLSLKIFLAALAIVDDLGAIMVIAIFYTDQLHWDYLGLSAAMVVILILLNFFKFKKHIFYIIPGLFLWYFMHHSGIHATIAGVLLAFTIPTNTSTTEISPLEKLEQKLHLPVNFLIMPIFALANTNITFKDGMVDGLFSNFGYGIIFGLIIGKIIGINLFSWIFIKLKISSLPDKSSWSQMLGAGLLAGIGFTMSIFIGLLSFKGHPEIQDEAKFAILVASAISGFAGFSLLKYIGKKKENLEETEG
- a CDS encoding RelA/SpoT family protein; the encoded protein is MVYDLEQENKEILARYKDLITNTYRKLDEEQNKLIRKAFDIALDAHKDQRRKTGEPYIYHPIEVAKIVANEIGMGATSIACALLHDVIEDSDYTYDDLKKIFGKKIADIVNGLTKIAVMNHQNISIQSENYRKLLLTLSEDFRVILIKIADRLHNMRTLESMTPEKQKKIASETIYIYAPLAHRLGLYNIKSELEDLSLKFNNPEVYFDISSKLELAKESREKYIEEFKKEVSEQLEDENLNVSIKGRAKAISSIYRKMLKQGVSFDEVFDNYAIRIIYKSDAKNEKFLAWKIYSIVTDLYHSNPQRMRDWISQPRSTGYESLHLTILGPDKKWIEVQIRSERMDDIAEKGVAAHYKYKEGYQQSSDEKNFERWVREIREVLENQQSMSTTELLDDIKLNLYSKEVFVFTPKGEIKTLPIGSTALDFAFSVHSDLGTKCLGAKVNGKLVPISYVLLNGDQVDILSSQNQKPKVDWLDFVVTSKAKSKIKAILNSENNGLVEEGKEILQRKMRHAKLNFNDEEINKMQKFFELKSSQELFLKFQNGDLDIGDIKKYTEGKGIFSNILQRFRKSPTKNELFTETPETNLDMIVFGKDEQKMNYSYAKCCTVIPGDRIFGFITISEGIKVHNDNCPNAINLRAQYDYRVLPAKWVNEESFKNRIKIEIEGLDRMGMINDITAVISNNMNMDMKSMSIESNNGVFLGSINLEVRNRSQLDETFKQLKNINGVSRVKRM
- the dacB gene encoding D-alanyl-D-alanine carboxypeptidase/D-alanyl-D-alanine endopeptidase, with protein sequence MKKLIPFVLLISQFFFTQNVAHNLDAATRKLLASASAYSSIVSMYVADEGGNLVYEKNGNAGLSSASTQKIFTAAAALETLGKDFQFVTRAYYSGTLSSGFLAGDLFVTSTGDPTLGSWRYDGYKPENFKQKLIQSLRGKGISKISGNLIIDDSYFDFLTTPGGWPWNDLGNYYGAGVWGINWRENQFDMQMLGGEIKKLNVDLPNVKWVNDIETNGNSDQCLIYTAPHSEVAYINGVLPVKGITVSGATPNPPLTLGQEIKNWLKESGIEFNGKVTSTSQQRIDGEKTAAVPANNLLLEYKSPTLDQIIFWFMRKSINFYGETLIKTLGKEKNNEGSFDAGISYLKDFWKSKGINPAMINFADGSGLSPQNYVSAKAEVQSLLYSKKQPWFNEFYDGFPTQGNGMKLKSGTMKDTKSFAGYHTSKNGKKYVFAIIINNYQGGNVGDALLQVLNVLK